The proteins below come from a single Micromonospora citrea genomic window:
- a CDS encoding NAD-dependent epimerase/dehydratase family protein: protein MTPGGTPGAPGVVVVTGVGRYLGAHVAARLAADPRIERVIGVDPPEPGAEFTDLLDRVERVRVDAGSIGGLLADLDVDAVVHLALVTAPDPQHGGRAAMKEQNVIGTMHLLAACQRAPRLRKLVVRSSTAAYGASFRDPAVFTEETEPREVPRGGFGRDILDIEGYVRGFRRRRSDVTATVLRFAPFIGSTADTTLTRYFSQPVVPTVFGRDPRLQFLHFDDALEVLHRSIVEDHPGTYNVAGPGVLSLSQAIRRAGRIAVPVLEPGLSGAVAFARNLGFGRYGLDQVDLFVHGRVVDTTRLEQEYGFTPRSTAAAFDDFIRAHHGGVVVTRDQLAVAEHLVLEGIRQVRDAVRERS, encoded by the coding sequence ATGACCCCCGGTGGCACCCCAGGTGCCCCGGGGGTCGTCGTCGTGACCGGGGTCGGCCGTTACCTCGGCGCGCACGTCGCCGCCCGGCTCGCCGCCGATCCGCGCATCGAGCGCGTCATCGGCGTCGACCCGCCCGAGCCGGGCGCCGAGTTCACCGACCTGCTCGACCGGGTCGAACGCGTCCGCGTCGACGCCGGTTCGATCGGTGGCCTCCTCGCCGACCTCGACGTCGACGCCGTGGTCCACCTCGCCCTGGTCACCGCCCCCGATCCGCAGCACGGCGGGCGCGCGGCGATGAAGGAACAGAACGTCATCGGCACGATGCACCTCCTCGCCGCCTGCCAGCGCGCGCCCCGGCTGCGCAAGCTCGTCGTCCGCTCCTCGACGGCCGCGTACGGGGCGTCGTTCCGCGACCCGGCGGTCTTCACCGAGGAGACCGAGCCGCGCGAGGTGCCGCGCGGCGGGTTCGGCCGCGACATCCTCGACATCGAGGGGTACGTCCGCGGCTTCCGCCGCCGGCGGTCCGACGTCACCGCCACCGTGCTGCGCTTCGCGCCGTTCATCGGTTCGACCGCCGACACGACGCTGACCCGCTACTTCTCCCAGCCGGTGGTGCCCACCGTGTTCGGCCGCGACCCCCGGTTGCAGTTCCTGCACTTCGACGACGCGCTGGAGGTGCTGCACCGGTCGATCGTCGAGGACCATCCGGGGACGTACAACGTGGCCGGTCCCGGCGTGCTCTCCCTGTCCCAGGCGATCCGCCGGGCGGGTCGGATCGCCGTTCCGGTGCTGGAGCCCGGCCTCTCCGGGGCCGTCGCGTTCGCCCGCAACCTCGGCTTCGGCCGCTACGGCCTCGACCAGGTCGACCTCTTCGTGCACGGGCGGGTCGTCGACACCACCCGCCTGGAGCAGGAGTACGGCTTCACGCCCCGCTCCACCGCCGCCGCGTTCGACGACTTCATCCGCGCCCACCACGGCGGCGTCGTGGTGACCCGCGACCAGTTGGCCGTGGCGGAGCACCTCGTGCTGGAGGGCATCCGGCAGGTCCGGGACGCCGTGCGGGAGCGCTCGTGA
- a CDS encoding lysophospholipid acyltransferase family protein: protein MAGGAGGRAAGPSVPDRPGDHWDRRVAKGLAFLRRRLSGDYEVDEFGFDPDITEAVFHPLLRVLYRDWFRTEVTGLEHVPAEGAGLVVGNHSGTVALDALILSTALHDQHPAGRYLRLLGADLVFRMPVVSEIARKTGGTVACNPDAERLLGNGELVGVFPEGFKGIGKLYSERYKLQRFGRGGFVSAALRTGTPIVPVAIVGGEEIYPMLADIKPLARLLKLPYFPVTPTFPWLGPLGMVPLPSKWLIEFCPPIPTAHLTDSADDPLVVFNLADQVRETIQQTLHRLLERRPDPFGP, encoded by the coding sequence CTGGCTGGCGGGGCCGGCGGCCGGGCGGCGGGCCCGTCGGTGCCGGACCGGCCGGGCGACCACTGGGACCGCCGGGTCGCCAAGGGGCTGGCGTTCCTGCGCCGCCGGCTCTCCGGCGACTACGAGGTCGACGAGTTCGGCTTCGACCCCGACATCACCGAGGCGGTCTTCCACCCGCTGCTGCGGGTGCTCTACCGGGACTGGTTCCGCACCGAGGTCACCGGCCTGGAGCACGTGCCCGCCGAGGGCGCCGGTCTGGTGGTCGGCAACCACTCCGGCACGGTGGCGCTGGACGCGCTGATCCTCTCCACCGCCCTGCACGATCAGCATCCGGCCGGCCGCTACCTGCGGCTGCTCGGCGCGGACCTGGTCTTCCGGATGCCGGTGGTCTCCGAGATCGCCCGCAAGACGGGCGGGACGGTCGCCTGCAACCCGGACGCCGAGCGGCTGCTCGGCAACGGCGAGCTGGTCGGCGTCTTCCCGGAGGGCTTCAAGGGCATCGGCAAGCTCTACTCCGAGCGCTACAAGCTGCAGCGTTTCGGCCGGGGCGGGTTCGTCTCGGCGGCGCTGCGCACCGGCACCCCGATCGTGCCGGTCGCCATCGTCGGCGGCGAGGAGATCTATCCGATGCTCGCCGACATCAAGCCCCTGGCGCGGCTGCTCAAGCTGCCCTACTTCCCGGTCACCCCCACCTTCCCGTGGCTGGGGCCGCTGGGCATGGTGCCGCTGCCGAGCAAGTGGCTGATCGAGTTCTGCCCGCCGATCCCCACCGCCCACCTGACCGATTCCGCCGACGACCCGCTGGTGGTGTTCAACCTGGCCGACCAGGTGCGGGAGACCATCCAGCAGACGCTGCACAGGCTGCTCGAACGCCGCCCGGACCCGTTCGGCCCGTGA
- a CDS encoding HAD family hydrolase, producing MARSRKVTVSTDAHGHTAGWAETDQAPLTPPQPDPTAAAFFDVDNTMMQGASIYWFARGLAARNYFTTTDLARFAWQQLRFRVLATEHAGDMSQAKEAALAFIEGWRVDDVERLAEEIFDELMAPRIWAGTRRLAQQHLDAGERVWLVSAAPVEIGRVIAARLGLTGAIGTVAEVVDGAYTGRLVGDLMHGPAKAEAVTQLAAVEGLDLARCTAYSDSCNDLPMLSTVGRAVAVNPDAALFREARQRGWQVRDFRTGRRAVKIAVPSTAAAGLLAGAVTAGMALHRRRRNG from the coding sequence GTGGCCCGCAGCCGAAAGGTGACGGTCAGCACCGACGCCCACGGGCACACCGCCGGCTGGGCGGAGACCGACCAGGCGCCGCTCACGCCGCCGCAGCCCGATCCGACCGCAGCGGCGTTCTTCGACGTCGACAACACGATGATGCAGGGCGCGTCGATCTACTGGTTCGCCCGTGGCCTCGCCGCGCGCAACTACTTCACCACCACGGACCTGGCCCGGTTCGCGTGGCAGCAACTGCGCTTCCGGGTGCTCGCCACCGAGCACGCCGGCGACATGTCGCAGGCCAAGGAGGCCGCGCTCGCGTTCATCGAGGGCTGGCGGGTGGACGACGTCGAACGCCTCGCCGAGGAGATCTTCGACGAGCTGATGGCGCCCCGGATCTGGGCCGGCACCCGCCGGCTCGCCCAGCAGCACCTCGACGCCGGCGAGCGGGTCTGGCTGGTCAGCGCCGCGCCGGTGGAGATCGGCCGGGTGATCGCCGCCCGGCTCGGCCTCACCGGCGCGATCGGCACCGTCGCCGAGGTCGTCGACGGGGCCTACACCGGCCGGCTGGTCGGCGACCTGATGCACGGCCCGGCCAAGGCCGAGGCGGTCACCCAGCTCGCCGCGGTGGAAGGGCTGGACCTGGCCCGCTGCACCGCCTACAGCGACTCCTGCAACGACCTGCCGATGCTCTCCACGGTCGGCCGCGCGGTGGCGGTCAACCCGGACGCCGCCCTGTTCCGGGAGGCCCGGCAGCGCGGCTGGCAGGTACGCGACTTCCGCACCGGCCGCCGCGCCGTGAAGATCGCGGTGCCGTCCACCGCCGCCGCGGGGCTGCTGGCCGGGGCGGTCACGGCCGGGATGGCGCTGCACCGGCGTCGCCGCAACGGCTGA
- a CDS encoding DUF5667 domain-containing protein, protein MDSDLFSRRRAERFAQLLDEANGGRRHHVRSRADDQLAALVAVGQRLGAAPPAVEVDPEFRTGLRAMLLATAEREGIGTPAVAPEPAAAETGRGRLLPAVTARRARARGAILVGVAAGAIALSGISAASENAVPGDALYGMKRSTERAQLALTSSDISRGQLFLDFARTRLAEAAALRGDRDGYSAVLDDMDADTRQGVRLLTSAAVQRSDPAALDTVNSFLAGQRRAVGGLLDDGTRADRDRTRRSLALLDAVRKRSDALRAAIACGLPAPAGSDALGPAPTACPGDR, encoded by the coding sequence GTGGACAGCGACCTCTTCTCCCGTCGGCGCGCGGAGCGCTTCGCGCAGCTTCTCGACGAGGCCAACGGCGGCCGGCGACACCACGTGCGTTCCCGGGCCGACGACCAGCTCGCCGCGCTCGTCGCCGTCGGGCAGCGGCTCGGCGCCGCCCCGCCGGCCGTCGAGGTGGACCCCGAGTTCCGCACCGGGCTGCGGGCCATGCTGCTGGCCACGGCCGAACGCGAGGGCATCGGCACACCCGCCGTCGCGCCGGAGCCGGCCGCCGCCGAGACCGGCCGTGGTCGGCTGCTGCCCGCCGTCACCGCGCGGCGGGCCCGCGCCCGGGGCGCGATCCTCGTCGGCGTCGCGGCCGGCGCGATCGCCCTCTCCGGCATCTCCGCCGCGAGCGAGAACGCGGTCCCCGGTGACGCGCTGTACGGCATGAAGCGCTCGACGGAACGGGCCCAGCTCGCGCTCACCAGCTCGGACATCAGCCGGGGCCAGCTCTTCCTGGACTTCGCCCGCACCCGGCTGGCCGAGGCCGCCGCGCTGCGCGGCGACCGGGACGGCTACAGCGCCGTGCTGGACGACATGGACGCGGACACCCGGCAGGGCGTACGCCTGCTGACCAGTGCCGCCGTGCAGCGCTCCGACCCGGCGGCGCTGGACACGGTCAACTCCTTCCTCGCCGGGCAGCGACGGGCGGTCGGCGGCCTGCTCGACGACGGCACCCGGGCCGATCGGGACCGCACCCGCCGCTCGCTGGCCCTGCTGGACGCGGTCCGCAAGCGCTCCGACGCCCTCCGTGCGGCGATCGCCTGCGGCCTGCCGGCCCCCGCCGGCAGCGACGCCCTCGGCCCGGCCCCGACCGCCTGCCCCGGCGACCGCTGA
- a CDS encoding ECF subfamily RNA polymerase sigma factor, BldN family, translating into MTTFGYAERPLGLHSPATRPPVNERPTARSPLDDSGSLTVRGEGASSRTRQRPHHNEPPPRPATPGGNTSPAGSRVAAPARPTMPAQGRRTTEPSTTPEEPAAETAVIPAVPATAAAPVTSTGYPSRPDPSDPATEVWALVERAQAGESEAFGLIYDRYVDTVFRFVYFRVGNRQLAEDLTSDTFLRALKRIGSFTWQGRDLGAWLVTIARNLVADHFKSGRYRLEVTTGDVLDADREDRGPEGSPEAAVVEHITNVALLTAVKQLNPEQQECIVLRFLQGFSVAETARAMGKNEGAIKALQYRAVRALARLLPDGFQP; encoded by the coding sequence GTGACCACCTTCGGCTACGCGGAACGACCACTCGGCCTGCACAGCCCGGCGACCCGTCCCCCGGTCAACGAGCGGCCCACCGCGCGCAGCCCGCTGGACGACTCGGGCAGCCTCACGGTCCGGGGCGAGGGCGCGTCCAGCCGGACCCGTCAGCGGCCGCACCACAACGAGCCGCCGCCGCGCCCCGCGACGCCGGGGGGCAACACGAGCCCGGCCGGCAGCCGGGTCGCCGCGCCGGCCCGGCCCACCATGCCGGCGCAGGGCCGCCGCACGACGGAGCCGTCGACGACGCCGGAGGAGCCGGCCGCGGAGACGGCGGTGATCCCGGCGGTGCCGGCGACGGCCGCCGCCCCCGTCACCTCGACGGGCTACCCCAGCCGGCCGGACCCGTCCGATCCGGCGACCGAGGTCTGGGCCCTGGTCGAGCGCGCCCAGGCCGGCGAGTCCGAGGCGTTCGGGCTCATCTACGACCGGTACGTCGACACCGTGTTCCGGTTCGTCTACTTCCGGGTCGGCAACCGCCAGCTCGCCGAGGACCTCACCTCCGACACGTTCCTGCGCGCCCTCAAGCGGATCGGCAGCTTCACCTGGCAGGGCCGGGACCTCGGGGCGTGGCTGGTCACCATCGCCCGCAACCTCGTGGCCGACCACTTCAAGTCCGGCCGCTACCGGCTGGAGGTGACCACCGGCGACGTCCTGGACGCCGACCGGGAGGACCGGGGGCCGGAGGGCAGCCCGGAGGCGGCGGTCGTCGAGCACATCACCAACGTGGCCCTGCTCACCGCCGTCAAGCAGCTCAACCCGGAGCAGCAGGAGTGCATCGTGCTCCGCTTCCTCCAGGGCTTCTCCGTGGCCGAGACGGCCCGCGCGATGGGCAAGAACGAGGGCGCGATCAAGGCGTTGCAGTACCGCGCGGTGCGGGCGCTGGCACGGCTGCTGCCGGACGGCTTCCAACCGTAG
- a CDS encoding AMP-binding protein, producing the protein MQDATDNTASNLADRLRRAAAAHGDRPALHWRERTVTWSELDASVTAAARALADLTGTPPAVGVQRPATADRHPPRVAIALGNTPDFVVGYLAALRAGLVAVPVNPGLTAPELRHVLADSGASVLIGTRRVRDLVAGVAGELPALTAVHEAPPTADGGGPFPVRGGDDLAVLLYTSGTEGRPKGAMLTHRALAANHEQVGRIDPPVVGPDDTVLLALPLFHAYGLNSGLGAVVHHGATGLLVDDPGPDAGLAEIARRRAGVLVGVPSMVAAWSTADAGTVATAMASVRLVVCGAAPLEPAVAARFTEATGHPVHVGYGLTETAPVLTSTLVGGEPKPGSIGRPLPGVELRLVGTDGADLWRDGVAEPDDDADELDLSDLAPGTDPGQIVVRGANLFAGYWPDGRGGPDADGWWATGDVGYADSDGDLFLVDRIGELIIVNGFNVYPREVELVLSAHPGVAESAVLGVPHPRTGETVRAYVVRAPGRPVTGEELLAHCARNLARFKCPTAVEFVDELPHSVIGKVRKTLLRPASPPAAPVPSPTASPENRPPAPAGTSTTEETDA; encoded by the coding sequence GTGCAGGACGCAACCGACAACACCGCGTCGAACCTCGCCGACCGGCTCCGCCGGGCGGCCGCCGCCCACGGCGACCGGCCCGCGCTGCACTGGCGCGAGCGGACGGTGACCTGGTCCGAACTGGACGCCTCGGTGACGGCCGCCGCCCGGGCCCTGGCGGACCTGACCGGCACCCCGCCCGCCGTTGGGGTGCAGCGGCCCGCCACCGCCGACCGGCATCCGCCCCGGGTCGCGATCGCGCTGGGCAACACGCCGGACTTCGTGGTCGGCTACCTGGCCGCGCTGCGCGCCGGGCTGGTGGCGGTGCCGGTGAACCCCGGCCTCACCGCCCCCGAGCTGCGGCACGTGCTGGCCGACTCCGGCGCCTCGGTGCTGATCGGCACGCGGCGGGTCCGGGACCTCGTGGCCGGCGTCGCCGGGGAACTGCCCGCGCTCACCGCCGTGCACGAGGCCCCGCCGACGGCCGACGGCGGAGGCCCGTTCCCCGTTCGGGGCGGCGACGACCTCGCGGTGCTGCTCTACACCTCCGGCACCGAGGGGCGGCCGAAGGGCGCGATGCTCACGCACCGGGCGCTGGCGGCCAACCACGAGCAGGTGGGCCGCATCGACCCGCCGGTCGTCGGCCCGGACGACACCGTGCTGCTCGCGCTGCCGCTGTTCCACGCGTACGGGCTCAACTCCGGGCTCGGGGCGGTCGTCCACCACGGCGCGACCGGGCTGCTGGTCGACGACCCCGGTCCCGACGCCGGGCTGGCCGAGATCGCCCGCCGCCGGGCCGGCGTGCTGGTGGGCGTACCGTCGATGGTCGCCGCCTGGTCCACGGCGGACGCCGGAACGGTCGCCACGGCGATGGCGTCGGTACGCCTGGTGGTCTGCGGCGCGGCGCCCCTGGAGCCGGCCGTCGCGGCGCGCTTCACCGAGGCCACCGGCCACCCCGTGCACGTCGGGTACGGCCTGACCGAGACCGCGCCGGTGCTCACCTCCACCCTGGTCGGCGGCGAGCCGAAGCCCGGCTCGATCGGCCGCCCGCTGCCCGGCGTCGAGCTGCGCCTGGTCGGGACGGACGGGGCCGACCTGTGGCGCGACGGCGTGGCCGAGCCGGACGACGACGCCGACGAGCTGGACCTCTCCGACCTCGCGCCCGGCACCGACCCGGGACAGATCGTGGTGCGCGGCGCGAACCTCTTCGCCGGCTACTGGCCCGACGGCCGGGGTGGCCCGGACGCGGACGGCTGGTGGGCCACCGGCGACGTCGGGTACGCGGACTCCGACGGCGACCTCTTCCTGGTCGACCGGATCGGCGAGCTGATCATCGTCAACGGGTTCAACGTCTACCCGCGCGAGGTGGAGCTGGTGCTCTCCGCCCACCCGGGCGTGGCCGAGTCGGCGGTACTGGGTGTGCCGCATCCGCGGACCGGCGAGACTGTCCGGGCGTACGTGGTGCGGGCGCCGGGGCGTCCGGTCACCGGCGAGGAACTGCTCGCCCACTGCGCCCGCAACCTGGCCCGGTTCAAGTGCCCGACGGCCGTCGAGTTCGTCGACGAGCTGCCGCACTCGGTGATCGGCAAGGTACGCAAGACCCTGCTCCGGCCGGCGTCGCCCCCGGCGGCCCCGGTGCCGTCCCCGACGGCGTCGCCGGAGAACCGCCCGCCGGCGCCGGCCGGCACCAGCACGACGGAGGAGACCGATGCGTGA
- a CDS encoding glutaredoxin family protein, translating into MREPRLTLITRPGCHLCEDARVALDRVVAVTGDRWTEKDVTDDIELEREYGDRLPVVLLDGKEHGYWRVEEERLLRDLTTPQL; encoded by the coding sequence ATGCGTGAGCCCCGACTCACCCTGATCACCCGACCCGGCTGCCACCTCTGCGAGGACGCCAGGGTCGCGCTGGACCGGGTGGTGGCGGTCACCGGGGACCGGTGGACCGAGAAGGACGTCACCGACGACATCGAGCTGGAGCGCGAGTACGGCGACCGCCTGCCGGTGGTGCTGCTCGACGGCAAGGAGCACGGCTACTGGCGGGTGGAGGAGGAGCGGCTGCTGCGGGACCTGACCACCCCGCAGCTGTAG
- a CDS encoding HAD family hydrolase produces the protein MTSARPHLVWDWNGTLLNDLDLVVASTNAAFASVGGPSVTADEHRVRFRRPIADYYAEVLGQAVDDDEFGRLDRIFHDAYRNGLTTCELAHDATVAMAAWPGSQSLLSMWFHEELVPTVRTYGLGGHFVRVDGLRATVGGDRKAESLRAHLAELGVDGRDVVLIGDSIDDADAALSVGGRAVLYTGGFTDPARLRASGHPVADTLTEAVTLAAAVS, from the coding sequence ATGACCTCTGCTCGCCCCCACCTGGTCTGGGACTGGAACGGCACCCTGCTCAACGATCTCGACCTGGTGGTCGCCTCCACCAACGCGGCCTTCGCCAGCGTCGGCGGTCCGTCGGTGACCGCCGACGAACACCGGGTCAGGTTCCGCCGCCCGATCGCCGACTACTACGCCGAGGTGCTCGGCCAGGCCGTCGACGACGACGAGTTCGGCCGGCTGGACCGGATCTTCCACGACGCGTACCGGAACGGGCTGACCACCTGCGAGCTGGCGCACGACGCCACGGTGGCGATGGCGGCGTGGCCGGGCAGCCAGTCCCTGCTGTCGATGTGGTTCCACGAGGAGCTGGTGCCGACCGTGCGCACGTACGGGCTTGGCGGGCACTTCGTCCGGGTGGACGGGCTGCGCGCGACCGTCGGCGGCGACCGCAAGGCCGAGTCCCTCCGGGCACACCTGGCCGAGCTGGGCGTGGACGGTCGGGACGTGGTGCTGATCGGCGACTCCATCGACGACGCCGACGCCGCCCTCTCCGTCGGCGGCCGGGCGGTCCTCTACACCGGCGGGTTCACCGATCCGGCCCGCCTGCGCGCCTCCGGCCACCCGGTCGCCGACACGCTCACCGAGGCGGTGACGCTCGCCGCCGCCGTGTCCTGA
- a CDS encoding response regulator: MRIVIADDAVLLREGLVRLLSEGGHEVVAAVADGEALVAAVVTHRPDVSIVDVRMPPSHTDEGLRAAVEARRLVPRTPILVLSQYVEVSYADDLLATTGGGGGGIGYLLKDRVAAIDEFLDALDRVAAGGTVLDPEVVGQLFARRRRDDPLRELTPREREVLGLMAEGRSNTAIARTLVVTDGAVEKHVRNIFTKLQLPPDTEQHRRVLAVLAYLRN, translated from the coding sequence ATGCGGATCGTGATCGCGGACGACGCCGTCCTGCTCCGGGAAGGGCTGGTCCGGCTGCTCAGCGAGGGGGGCCACGAGGTGGTGGCCGCCGTCGCCGACGGCGAGGCGCTGGTGGCGGCGGTGGTGACGCACCGGCCGGACGTGTCGATCGTCGACGTCCGGATGCCGCCCTCGCACACCGACGAGGGGCTGCGCGCGGCGGTGGAGGCGCGCCGGCTGGTGCCCCGCACCCCGATCCTGGTCCTCTCCCAGTACGTCGAGGTGTCGTACGCCGACGACCTGCTCGCCACGACCGGCGGCGGCGGGGGCGGGATCGGCTACCTGCTCAAGGACCGGGTGGCCGCGATCGACGAGTTCCTCGACGCGCTGGACCGGGTGGCCGCCGGCGGGACGGTGCTCGACCCGGAGGTGGTCGGCCAGCTCTTCGCCCGGCGCCGCCGCGACGATCCGCTGCGCGAGCTCACCCCCCGCGAACGCGAGGTGCTCGGCCTGATGGCCGAGGGCCGCTCGAACACGGCGATCGCGCGGACCCTGGTCGTCACCGACGGCGCCGTCGAGAAGCACGTGCGGAACATCTTCACCAAGCTCCAGCTGCCGCCCGACACGGAACAGCACCGCCGAGTGCTGGCCGTCCTGGCCTACCTGCGCAACTGA
- a CDS encoding sensor histidine kinase, whose amino-acid sequence MTAVPAAVDQPVPAPTISRQLLLDSGYVLLGLPLALASFVVLIVGLAAGLGLMVTVIGLPVLSGTLYAARGLADIERLRLPAVLRQSRIRPQYRLPEPGASAWRRIFVPMGDAQSWLDLAHGILKLIVAIVTFVVTLVWWAGAVAGTLYWAYDWALPHGDPEDVDLPQLLGLGTSTVARIGLHTAIGLFFLITLPIVARGCALLQAGFGRAMLTGVAEMRNRITVLEEQKRAAVSAEASALRRLERDIHDGPQQRLVRLAMDLSRARQQLATDPDAAGRTLDEAVTQTRETLAELRALSRGIAPPILVDRGLPSALAALAGRGLIPIELRVDPELSSPAGRLDPAVESTAYFVVAEALTNVAKHSRATECQVTVARRDGRLEVGVGDDGQGGAHLAKGHGLVGIADRVRAAGGRLSVTSPTGGPTEIRAELPL is encoded by the coding sequence ATGACCGCCGTACCCGCCGCCGTCGACCAGCCCGTGCCGGCGCCGACCATCTCCCGACAGCTCCTCCTGGACTCCGGCTACGTGCTGCTCGGCCTCCCGCTGGCCCTGGCCAGCTTCGTGGTCCTGATCGTCGGCCTCGCGGCCGGACTCGGGCTGATGGTGACGGTGATCGGCCTGCCCGTCCTCAGCGGCACCCTGTACGCCGCCCGAGGACTGGCCGACATCGAGCGGCTCCGCCTCCCCGCCGTCCTGCGCCAGTCCCGGATCCGCCCGCAGTACCGGCTCCCCGAGCCCGGGGCGAGCGCCTGGCGGCGGATCTTCGTGCCGATGGGGGACGCGCAGTCCTGGCTCGACCTGGCGCACGGCATCCTCAAGCTGATCGTGGCCATCGTCACCTTCGTGGTCACGCTGGTCTGGTGGGCCGGCGCCGTCGCCGGCACGCTCTACTGGGCGTACGACTGGGCGCTGCCGCACGGCGACCCGGAGGACGTGGACCTCCCCCAGCTCCTCGGGCTGGGCACCTCGACCGTCGCCCGGATCGGGCTGCACACCGCGATCGGGCTGTTCTTCCTGATCACCCTGCCGATCGTGGCCCGCGGCTGCGCGCTGCTCCAGGCCGGCTTCGGCCGGGCCATGCTCACCGGGGTGGCCGAGATGCGCAACCGGATCACCGTGCTGGAGGAGCAGAAGCGGGCCGCGGTCTCGGCCGAGGCGAGCGCGCTGCGCCGCCTGGAGCGGGACATCCACGACGGCCCGCAGCAGCGCCTGGTCCGCCTCGCCATGGACCTCAGCCGGGCCCGCCAGCAGCTCGCCACCGACCCGGACGCCGCCGGGCGCACCCTGGACGAGGCGGTCACCCAGACCCGGGAGACGCTCGCCGAGCTGCGCGCCCTGTCCCGGGGCATCGCGCCGCCGATCCTGGTCGACCGGGGCCTGCCCAGCGCCCTGGCGGCGCTGGCCGGGCGCGGCCTGATCCCGATCGAGCTGCGGGTCGACCCGGAGCTGTCCAGCCCCGCCGGCCGGCTCGACCCGGCCGTGGAGAGCACCGCGTACTTCGTCGTCGCCGAGGCGCTGACCAACGTCGCGAAGCACAGCCGGGCGACCGAGTGCCAGGTCACCGTGGCCCGCCGCGACGGGCGGCTGGAGGTCGGCGTCGGCGACGACGGTCAGGGCGGCGCGCACCTGGCCAAGGGGCACGGGCTGGTCGGCATCGCCGACCGGGTCCGCGCCGCCGGTGGCCGGCTCTCGGTGACGAGCCCGACGGGCGGGCCCACCGAGATCCGCGCGGAACTCCCGCTGTGA
- a CDS encoding redox-sensing transcriptional repressor Rex translates to MSQHRHPGAPGRAGAVPALPDLPEATVARLPEYLRALHNLAETGHETVSSEGLASAAGVNSAKLRKDLSHLGSYGTRGVGYDVALLIDQIEFVLGLTQRRAVALVGVGNLGHALAGYDGFASRGFRIAALFDADPDRVGEEINGLVVRHVDELPRVAAEEAIAIGVIATPAPAAQAVADQLVAVGVTSILNFAPCVLSVPEGVDVRKVDLAIELQILSFHEHRKASLTALPATGGSALTALPGGLAVTDTQEAIGT, encoded by the coding sequence ATGAGTCAGCACCGTCACCCTGGCGCGCCCGGTCGCGCCGGTGCCGTACCGGCGCTCCCGGACCTGCCCGAGGCGACCGTCGCGCGGCTCCCCGAATACCTCCGTGCCCTGCACAACCTCGCCGAGACCGGCCACGAGACCGTCTCCAGCGAGGGCCTGGCCAGCGCCGCGGGCGTCAACTCCGCCAAGTTGCGCAAGGATCTCTCGCACCTCGGGTCGTACGGCACCCGGGGCGTCGGCTACGACGTGGCCCTGCTGATCGACCAGATCGAGTTCGTGCTCGGGCTCACCCAGCGCCGGGCGGTCGCCCTGGTCGGCGTGGGTAATCTCGGTCACGCCCTGGCCGGCTACGACGGCTTCGCCAGCCGCGGCTTCCGCATCGCCGCCCTCTTCGACGCCGACCCGGACCGGGTCGGCGAGGAGATCAACGGGCTGGTCGTCCGGCACGTCGACGAGCTGCCCCGGGTCGCCGCCGAGGAGGCCATCGCCATCGGCGTGATCGCCACCCCGGCCCCGGCCGCCCAGGCCGTCGCCGACCAGCTCGTGGCCGTCGGTGTGACGAGCATCCTGAACTTCGCCCCGTGCGTACTCTCGGTCCCGGAGGGGGTCGACGTGCGCAAGGTCGATCTCGCCATCGAGCTGCAGATCCTGTCCTTCCACGAGCACCGCAAGGCATCGCTGACCGCGCTCCCCGCCACCGGTGGGTCCGCCCTCACCGCCCTGCCCGGCGGCCTCGCGGTCACCGACACCCAGGAGGCGATCGGCACGTGA